From a single Drosophila sulfurigaster albostrigata strain 15112-1811.04 chromosome 3, ASM2355843v2, whole genome shotgun sequence genomic region:
- the LOC133844518 gene encoding uncharacterized protein LOC133844518 has product MFGIRHILLLLVALWALLAIGLAKESEELVKEEVIEIENKPQKVIHVIPQELPVRQDRHKDQMNSELFQIQTLRPGGKVGRQRQYLDSRRMRPAAKHGEATLSALKNSNTFELKAFPKQKLKTKQQKQLQFSPETKSNPSDPDTALPIQVTPGAYPIYYVVSKTNGRFGKFPIKSFRSPAEFAKYLIKSKAEPIPRNQRFETAPLVVTPVTTPVATRATTEGSVVRLLVGSSLTAL; this is encoded by the exons ATGTTCGGCATTCGTCATATTTTG CTGCTCTTGGTGGCATTGTGGGCTCTGCTCGCCATCGGTCTGGCCAAGGAGTCTGAGGAGCTGGTCAAGGAGGAGGTGATTGAGATCGAGAACAAACCGCAAAAGGTCATACACGTGATTCCGCAGGAGCTGCCGGTGAGACAGGATCGCCACAAGGATCAAATGAACTCGGAACTGTTTCAGATACAGACACTGCGACCGGGCGGCAAGGTGGGACGCCAACGGCAGTATTTGGACTCGAGACGCATGCGTCCGGCCGCCAAGCATGGTGAAGCAACGCTGAGCGCATTAAAAAACTCGAACACGTTCGAACTAAAAGCCTTTCCcaagcagaagctgaagacaaagcagcagaagcaattGCAGTTCTCCCCCGAAACTAAGAGCAATCCAAGTGATCCGGATACGGCGCTCCCCATACAGGTGACACCCGGCGCCTATCCCATCTATTATGTGGTGTCCAAGACGAACGGCCGTTTCGGCAAATTCCCCATCAAATCCTTTCGCTCGCCCGCCGAGTTCGCCAAGTATCTGATCAAGAGCAAGGCGGAGCCGATACCGCGCAACCAGCGATTCGAGACTGCTCCATTGGTGGTGACTCCGGTAACGACTCCGGTGGCGACTCGGGCGACGACCGAGGGGTCAGTCGTGAGACTGTTAGTAGGTAGTAGCTTGACTGCTTTGTGA